The Pirellulales bacterium genome contains a region encoding:
- a CDS encoding HEAT repeat domain-containing protein: MTEFPKASGNYSPDRALPPVQAPTTGFLVQLFVIPGLIVLAIVLVWLLFNWLAHMGSNPQAELAALKLNNAGRWQSAYNLSEQLRQDQAGIIRGDPKFAAELAGVLETSLAAEDNSGEAAKLRIFLCQALGMFTVDQGVPALIKAAETAVAKKDPMLHNVALEALANTIVRNEAQQQLAKNANSPAAAIAPWPRQERILGVLQTAAANEDLRVRTRAAYVLGEFSSPAAAQTLTGMLYDKSWQVRFNAATSLAKRGDVAAIPVLVEMLEIQPRELVDELPPANDNWQSPPSNEDLRRMVVKNGLQATLALRQANSAEPPANLMAAIERLTADPDRELADIARDTQAALPRAAPAEAK, encoded by the coding sequence ATGACTGAATTTCCCAAAGCCTCCGGTAATTATTCGCCCGACCGCGCGTTGCCGCCGGTGCAGGCCCCCACGACCGGCTTTTTGGTGCAATTGTTTGTCATTCCGGGGTTGATTGTCTTGGCTATCGTCCTGGTTTGGCTGTTATTTAATTGGCTGGCCCACATGGGGAGCAATCCCCAGGCGGAATTGGCGGCGCTGAAGCTGAATAACGCGGGGCGTTGGCAGTCGGCGTACAACTTATCCGAACAATTGCGCCAGGATCAGGCGGGGATCATTCGGGGCGACCCGAAATTTGCCGCGGAACTGGCGGGCGTGCTGGAAACATCCCTCGCCGCCGAGGATAATTCTGGCGAAGCGGCCAAGCTGCGCATCTTTTTGTGCCAGGCGTTGGGAATGTTCACGGTGGATCAGGGGGTGCCAGCGCTCATCAAAGCCGCCGAAACGGCAGTCGCCAAAAAAGACCCCATGCTGCACAATGTCGCGCTCGAGGCCCTGGCCAATACCATTGTTCGCAACGAAGCCCAACAACAATTGGCAAAAAATGCAAATTCTCCCGCCGCGGCGATCGCCCCCTGGCCACGCCAGGAGCGGATCTTGGGCGTGTTGCAAACTGCCGCGGCCAATGAAGACCTGCGCGTCCGGACCAGGGCGGCCTATGTCTTGGGTGAATTTTCTTCCCCCGCCGCCGCTCAAACATTAACCGGCATGCTGTACGACAAAAGCTGGCAGGTGCGGTTTAACGCAGCCACCAGTCTGGCCAAGCGGGGGGATGTGGCGGCGATCCCCGTGCTGGTGGAAATGTTAGAGATTCAACCGCGGGAGTTAGTCGATGAATTGCCCCCGGCCAATGATAATTGGCAAAGTCCCCCCAGTAATGAGGATTTGCGTCGGATGGTGGTCAAGAACGGCCTGCAGGCCACGTTGGCATTGCGCCAAGCCAACTCCGCCGAGCCCCCTGCCAATTTAATGGCCGCTATCGAACGTTTGACCGCCGACCCGGACCGGGAATTGGCAGATATTGCCCGTGACACCCAGGCCGCCTTACCGCGGGCCGCCCCTGCGGAAGCAAAGTGA
- a CDS encoding sulfatase: MQPRLSLFTAIWCALPAVLTAAEGTPSRPNILFIFSDDHARHAISAYGSRVNQTPHLDRLANGGARFANSFVTNSICTPSRATLLTGQYSHRNGVPVFNRFDASRDHVARHLQAGGYHTGMIGKWHLGSDPTGFDRWIVLPGQGAYWNPQFLLPGKKKLTLTGHCTDITTELGIEWLKTRPADQPFFLMLHHKAPHRAWQPATRHIEMFRDKVIPEPATLWDDYATRPAALPSNEQTVARDLTRHDLKLIPPAELQGPALQDWLHQSPTELEVDGKLLTGQDLTRWKYQKYMRDYLGCVQGVDDSVGQILDYLDKSGLAENTIVIYSADNGWYLGDLGLYDKRFMYEPGLNVPLLARGPGVKAGIVPDQFVLNIDLAPTFLDLAGLPVPPSMQGRSIAPLLRGESPRDWRASMYYRYYHDPGHHNTKAHLGVRTATHKLIHYWKQNAYELFDLTADPHEQRNLLHAASDAQNPAIAAKFAELKDELARLQRQYQDEDDLYADPATWPDGNVDGPWNTYQPQGVKTVSAAIRGAAEE; this comes from the coding sequence ATGCAACCCAGACTCAGTTTGTTTACCGCCATTTGGTGCGCGTTGCCAGCTGTATTGACCGCGGCGGAGGGCACCCCCTCCCGGCCAAATATCTTGTTTATTTTTTCCGACGACCACGCGCGGCATGCCATTTCCGCCTATGGGTCCCGGGTCAATCAAACGCCCCATCTGGACCGGCTGGCAAACGGTGGCGCGCGGTTCGCCAACAGCTTTGTTACTAACTCCATCTGCACGCCCAGCCGCGCGACGCTGCTGACCGGGCAATATTCGCACCGCAATGGCGTGCCGGTCTTTAACCGCTTTGACGCCAGCCGCGACCATGTGGCCCGTCATCTGCAGGCCGGGGGTTACCATACCGGCATGATCGGCAAGTGGCATCTGGGAAGCGACCCCACCGGGTTTGACCGCTGGATTGTGCTTCCCGGGCAGGGGGCGTACTGGAATCCGCAGTTTCTGCTGCCGGGAAAAAAGAAGCTCACCCTCACCGGGCATTGCACCGACATCACGACGGAATTGGGGATCGAGTGGCTCAAAACGCGGCCGGCGGATCAGCCATTCTTTTTGATGCTGCATCACAAGGCGCCGCATCGCGCTTGGCAACCGGCCACCCGGCATATCGAAATGTTTCGGGACAAAGTGATCCCCGAACCCGCGACCCTCTGGGATGATTACGCCACGCGCCCCGCGGCGCTGCCAAGCAACGAACAAACCGTGGCCCGCGACCTGACCCGCCACGATCTTAAACTTATCCCTCCGGCCGAACTACAAGGCCCAGCGCTGCAAGACTGGCTGCATCAGTCGCCAACCGAACTTGAGGTGGACGGCAAACTGCTGACCGGCCAGGATTTGACGCGGTGGAAATACCAAAAATACATGCGCGATTATCTGGGCTGCGTCCAAGGGGTGGACGACAGCGTGGGCCAGATTCTCGATTATCTGGACAAATCCGGTCTGGCCGAAAACACTATCGTGATCTACTCCGCCGACAACGGCTGGTATTTGGGGGATTTGGGCCTGTACGACAAGCGATTTATGTACGAGCCGGGCTTGAATGTCCCGCTGCTCGCCCGCGGCCCCGGCGTAAAAGCTGGGATCGTCCCCGATCAGTTCGTGCTGAATATCGACCTGGCGCCGACATTTCTGGACTTGGCCGGGTTGCCGGTGCCGCCGTCCATGCAAGGGCGGTCCATTGCTCCGCTGCTACGCGGTGAATCGCCGCGGGACTGGCGCGCTAGCATGTATTACCGCTACTACCACGACCCCGGGCATCACAACACCAAGGCGCACCTGGGCGTGCGCACAGCCACACACAAACTCATCCATTATTGGAAGCAAAACGCGTATGAGTTGTTCGACCTGACGGCCGATCCGCACGAGCAGCGTAATTTATTGCATGCCGCGAGCGACGCGCAAAACCCGGCCATCGCCGCCAAGTTCGCCGAACTAAAGGACGAACTGGCCCGCCTGCAGCGGCAGTATCAGGACGAAGACGACCTGTACGCCGATCCAGCCACCTGGCCCGACGGTAACGTCGATGGTCCCTGGAATACCTACCAGCCGCAAGGTGTCAAAACCGTGAGCGCGGCGATCCGGGGCGCGGCGGAAGAGTAG
- a CDS encoding SDR family oxidoreductase, which translates to MRILITGCSRGLGRALLEPFISLGHTVAGCARDEGVIAQLTRQYPAPHLFAAVDVTSDAAVAAFARQVLDAGPVDLLINNAALMNTPASLWEVSAGEFDTLMAVNVNGVANVIRHVVPAMVARQSGVIVNLSSGWGRGVSPRVAPYCASKYAIEGLTAALALELPRGMAAVPLNPGVIHTDMLRQAWADDAARYPSPDNWAARAVPFLLQLGAKDNGQPLSVPG; encoded by the coding sequence ATGCGTATCCTCATTACTGGTTGTTCGCGCGGCCTCGGCCGGGCGTTGCTCGAACCGTTTATTTCCTTGGGACACACCGTCGCGGGTTGCGCGCGGGACGAGGGAGTCATCGCCCAGTTGACCCGGCAATATCCCGCCCCGCATCTATTCGCCGCTGTGGATGTCACGTCCGACGCCGCAGTGGCCGCATTTGCCCGGCAAGTGCTGGACGCCGGTCCCGTGGACTTGCTCATCAATAACGCGGCCCTGATGAACACGCCGGCGAGCTTGTGGGAGGTCTCCGCCGGGGAGTTTGACACCCTGATGGCGGTTAACGTCAACGGCGTTGCCAACGTGATCCGCCATGTGGTTCCCGCCATGGTTGCCCGCCAGTCGGGCGTGATTGTCAACCTTAGCTCTGGCTGGGGACGCGGCGTTTCCCCCCGTGTCGCGCCGTACTGCGCCAGTAAATACGCCATCGAGGGGCTAACCGCCGCCCTGGCGCTGGAACTTCCCCGCGGCATGGCCGCCGTCCCGCTCAACCCGGGCGTGATCCACACCGACATGCTCCGCCAAGCTTGGGCGGACGACGCCGCCCGTTATCCATCCCCGGACAATTGGGCGGCGCGGGCGGTGCCATTTTTACTACAGTTGGGGGCAAAAGATAACGGCCAACCGCTAAGCGTGCCGGGGTAA
- the ruvB gene encoding Holliday junction branch migration DNA helicase RuvB, with translation MPRETLLTAAKSGPADGPEVDLRPAQLGEMVGQRAVFERIMIAVDAARKRGETLGHILFDGPPGLGKTTFATCIPRELGKSLQIASGATLMAPKDLVPYLTNAEEQSVLFIDEIHRMPKAVEEFLYPAMEDFRIDITLGEGMSARTLNMPLRPFTLIGATTRTGLISAPLRDRFHMREHLDFYSIEELAEIIGRNALKLRLPIDTASKLEIAQRSRGTPRLANNRLRWVRDFATSRADGAVTLAVTREALAMQAIDLLGLDGQDRKYLETLARVFQGGPVGVEALAHTMNTAPDTLADEVEPFLLRSELVIRTPRGRKLTDRGFTHLGLLPPEKPPESSQPTLF, from the coding sequence ATGCCCCGCGAGACCCTCCTTACCGCCGCCAAATCCGGTCCCGCCGACGGACCAGAGGTTGACTTGCGCCCCGCGCAACTGGGGGAGATGGTCGGACAACGCGCTGTCTTTGAGCGAATCATGATCGCCGTCGACGCCGCGCGCAAACGGGGTGAAACCTTGGGCCATATCCTATTTGATGGCCCTCCGGGACTAGGTAAGACCACCTTTGCCACCTGCATTCCCCGCGAATTGGGCAAAAGCCTGCAAATTGCCAGCGGGGCCACGCTCATGGCGCCGAAGGATTTGGTTCCCTACTTGACCAACGCCGAAGAGCAGTCCGTCCTGTTTATTGATGAAATTCACCGCATGCCCAAGGCGGTCGAGGAATTTTTGTATCCCGCGATGGAGGACTTTCGAATCGATATCACTCTGGGCGAAGGGATGTCCGCCCGCACGCTGAATATGCCCTTGCGGCCATTCACGCTGATTGGGGCAACCACCCGGACGGGGTTGATATCGGCCCCGCTCCGCGACCGCTTTCATATGCGCGAACATCTGGATTTTTACAGCATTGAGGAACTGGCCGAAATTATCGGCCGCAATGCGCTCAAACTCCGTTTGCCCATCGACACCGCCAGCAAGCTAGAAATCGCCCAGCGCAGCCGCGGAACCCCCCGCTTGGCGAACAATCGTCTTCGCTGGGTGCGCGATTTTGCCACCAGTCGGGCGGACGGCGCGGTCACCCTGGCCGTGACCCGGGAAGCCCTGGCCATGCAGGCGATCGATCTGCTGGGCCTGGATGGCCAGGACCGCAAATACTTAGAGACCTTGGCCCGCGTGTTTCAGGGGGGGCCAGTGGGCGTGGAGGCGCTCGCCCATACAATGAATACCGCGCCGGACACGCTGGCGGACGAGGTGGAGCCATTTTTGCTGCGCAGCGAGTTGGTCATTCGCACGCCCCGGGGGCGCAAACTGACTGACCGGGGATTTACGCACCTGGGGCTTTTACCCCCCGAGAAACCTCCTGAAAGCTCCCAACCGACGTTGTTTTAG
- a CDS encoding ferritin-like domain-containing protein, with protein sequence MAATPAEIIDMLKTSYNMELETVLNYLNYSINLDGVRAEEIKKSLAGDVTAEIMHAQQLGARIKQLGGQVEGAIGLKFGSQIPPSTTTTDVVHAIKAVINAEEAACAQYKKIIQACEGEDYITQDLCVRLMADEAEHLSQFRGFLKEYTQG encoded by the coding sequence ATGGCCGCTACCCCCGCTGAAATCATCGACATGCTCAAGACCTCTTATAATATGGAGCTAGAGACTGTCCTGAATTACCTGAACTACAGCATCAATTTGGATGGCGTTCGGGCCGAGGAAATCAAAAAATCCCTCGCTGGCGACGTTACAGCCGAAATTATGCACGCCCAGCAATTAGGCGCGCGGATCAAGCAGTTGGGCGGACAGGTGGAGGGGGCCATCGGGCTGAAATTTGGCTCGCAAATTCCCCCCAGTACCACCACGACCGATGTGGTCCATGCCATCAAGGCCGTCATCAACGCCGAGGAAGCGGCCTGTGCCCAATACAAAAAAATCATCCAAGCCTGCGAAGGTGAAGATTACATCACCCAAGACCTATGTGTTCGGCTGATGGCCGACGAAGCGGAACATTTGTCGCAATTCCGCGGCTTTTTAAAGGAATACACCCAGGGGTAG
- a CDS encoding class II fumarate hydratase, whose translation MADFRLEHDSMGEVRVPAQAYYSAQTQRAVENFPISGWPLLPELIHALGLVKYAAAIANRDLGKLTGTGKYPLTDAQVAALLQAAREVAEGKFDEHFPIDVFQTGSGTSSNMNVNEVIANRAIELLAGDRLAAAKPVHPNDHVNMGQSTNDMFPTAIHVAVAMAVNTHLLPALERFRDVLEEKSQAWDKIIKIGRTHLADATPLRLGQEFGGFARQLDRAIQLAHWAIESVDELPAGGTAVGTGINTHPEFGTRVAQVLTEETGIQFHEALNHFEANAQRDGLVECSGNLRTIAVTLFNIANNIRWLGSGPRCGFYEVKLPDRQPGSSIMPGKVNPVMCESLMQLTAWVIGNDATVALCGASGGQFQLNIMMPVMGHAVLQSALLLARGVNAFVEFCALEMEANEEACNASVEKSLSMVTSLNPHIGYEKAAKLAKEAFASGKTIRELCVEQAILPPDTLTAALDPWSMTEPK comes from the coding sequence ATGGCGGATTTTCGGCTGGAACATGATTCCATGGGAGAAGTGCGCGTCCCCGCGCAGGCGTATTATTCGGCCCAGACACAACGCGCGGTCGAAAATTTTCCCATTAGTGGTTGGCCGCTGCTGCCGGAACTCATTCACGCCCTGGGGCTGGTCAAGTATGCCGCGGCCATTGCCAATCGCGACCTGGGCAAGCTGACCGGCACAGGCAAATATCCCCTGACCGACGCGCAGGTCGCCGCGCTGTTGCAGGCCGCCCGCGAAGTGGCCGAGGGAAAATTTGACGAGCACTTTCCCATTGATGTGTTCCAAACCGGTTCTGGCACCTCCAGCAATATGAATGTGAACGAGGTCATCGCCAACCGCGCGATCGAACTGCTGGCGGGGGATCGTCTGGCCGCGGCCAAGCCCGTCCATCCCAATGACCATGTCAACATGGGCCAGTCCACCAATGACATGTTTCCCACGGCCATCCATGTGGCGGTGGCGATGGCGGTCAATACGCATTTGCTTCCCGCGCTCGAGCGGTTTCGCGATGTGCTGGAGGAAAAATCCCAAGCCTGGGATAAAATCATCAAAATTGGACGCACCCATCTGGCCGATGCCACGCCGCTGCGCCTAGGCCAGGAATTTGGTGGATTTGCTCGCCAACTGGATCGGGCGATTCAACTGGCGCATTGGGCTATCGAAAGCGTGGACGAACTGCCCGCGGGGGGGACGGCGGTCGGCACGGGGATCAACACGCATCCAGAATTTGGAACGAGGGTGGCGCAGGTACTGACAGAAGAGACCGGCATCCAATTTCACGAGGCTCTCAATCATTTTGAGGCCAACGCCCAACGTGATGGCCTGGTCGAATGCAGCGGCAATTTGCGCACCATCGCCGTGACGCTGTTTAACATCGCCAACAATATCCGTTGGCTGGGAAGCGGCCCGCGCTGTGGCTTTTATGAGGTCAAACTGCCCGACCGTCAACCCGGTAGCTCCATCATGCCGGGAAAGGTCAACCCCGTCATGTGCGAAAGCCTGATGCAACTCACCGCCTGGGTGATTGGCAATGACGCCACGGTCGCGTTATGCGGCGCGAGTGGGGGGCAATTTCAGTTGAATATCATGATGCCGGTGATGGGGCACGCGGTATTGCAAAGCGCGCTCTTGCTAGCCCGCGGAGTGAACGCCTTTGTTGAGTTTTGTGCCCTGGAAATGGAAGCCAACGAAGAAGCATGCAACGCCAGCGTGGAAAAAAGCCTGTCCATGGTCACCAGCCTCAATCCGCATATCGGTTATGAAAAAGCGGCCAAGCTGGCCAAAGAAGCTTTTGCCAGCGGTAAAACCATCCGCGAACTATGCGTGGAACAGGCTATCCTTCCCCCAGACACGCTGACCGCCGCCCTGGATCCGTGGAGTATGACGGAACCAAAGTAA
- a CDS encoding MMPL family transporter: MDGSFLSRYSLWILAVAVFLLPFAAIGSIRAKQANKNDVRNWIPQQYEETQVYAEFRKQFTGEEFLLVSWEGCTRKSPRLRDLELKLLPPMEILYRGESEPQRIEDFDEAKLAIAARQQRDHAQTAAANSPDSPASEPLPLLTFTPWVAQVPPEYQTQLQELARTVPPEQLLAAAATAGIPIREYAYVFALAEDVGDPSQPNTELALATIVRDQARYFKHVLSGPRALGQLLARNVGLDEETAAAKLTGLLFGPRHKTSGNRFVHKYSPDGEPLDPESLRPLEEGDYQEIPLDERQTCVVVTLSEKGLLDKKGALEELRRIAIEDCCIPEQALHIGGPPADNVTIDEAGNKSLNTLAGLAVGIGFIVSWFSLRSWKLVLIVISAGIYSSILSLSLVWWTGAPVDAILFTMPSLVYVATTSGAIHLSNYYRDLLLEGHPRAGAGTAALKHAALPLALATGTTAVGLATLCLTELVPIYYFGLYSAIGVVVSGLLLVFYIPALLELWQPDVARPTPAPLPVTATHTHLREDGFFWRAGQWILTHHGIAAATCLLVMGVVGYGMVYAQTSVQLMRLLSPRERLLADYRWLEERLGPLVPMEVVLRLPKPTDEETADLRFYDRLELVDCIRASIEEIPEVGSTITTLTFMQNLEDLPTPRFGGTEFKESFLNKLLLKHRPELLTGDFLRDVPAPDNPGAQEEIWRISARVSALKNVDYARFITDLKSHVEPVVSGYLIGKQEDEVASLMEKLERADSGEIAELQSRLAAAQARLRTSELNEALATTLPAWADNRSLRAGVYVQYTGVVPLVYKAQHSLVGGMLFGFVTDFALIVIVMMLVCRDWSAGMVLLLPSAFPAVLVFGGMGWMHAILSGNGWGNMFIDIGFVLAPAVALGVTVDDVVHFMLWFRKGTLEGMNRKEATELAYRGCARAMYQSWGVIGIGLAAFSLSPFMPTRNFGLMMVSMLTVALVGNLVLLPAILAGPGGAIFAWGILRKANRRPARHADAEMTNNPSEETIFLPVAEAIPGPGISDPAPEVDLPLFFPLGTDYHDQHSSAEPHITGPSISEPHIMPLPFSSNHSRDDAQPTIPLPHLQSERLRRALEKR, encoded by the coding sequence ATGGATGGATCCTTTCTTTCCCGCTATAGCTTGTGGATCTTGGCCGTTGCGGTCTTTTTGTTGCCGTTTGCGGCGATTGGCTCTATCCGCGCCAAGCAAGCCAATAAAAACGACGTGCGCAACTGGATTCCCCAGCAATACGAAGAAACCCAGGTCTATGCCGAATTTCGCAAGCAATTCACCGGTGAGGAGTTCCTCTTGGTCAGTTGGGAGGGTTGCACCCGCAAATCCCCCCGCTTGCGCGACCTGGAACTAAAACTGCTGCCGCCGATGGAAATTCTGTATCGGGGCGAAAGTGAACCCCAACGGATCGAGGATTTTGACGAGGCTAAACTGGCTATCGCCGCCCGGCAACAGCGGGATCACGCCCAGACAGCCGCAGCCAACTCTCCCGATTCCCCCGCGAGCGAACCTCTCCCCCTGCTGACATTTACCCCCTGGGTGGCGCAAGTCCCCCCGGAATATCAAACCCAATTGCAAGAACTGGCCCGCACGGTGCCGCCGGAGCAGCTTTTGGCCGCTGCCGCCACCGCGGGGATACCCATTCGCGAATACGCGTATGTCTTTGCGTTGGCGGAAGATGTTGGCGACCCCAGCCAGCCCAATACCGAACTGGCCCTGGCGACGATCGTGCGGGACCAGGCGCGCTATTTTAAGCACGTTCTCAGCGGACCGCGGGCATTGGGCCAGCTTCTCGCGCGGAATGTGGGCCTGGACGAGGAAACCGCCGCCGCCAAGCTGACGGGTTTGCTGTTTGGCCCCCGGCACAAGACTAGCGGCAATCGGTTTGTCCACAAGTATTCACCCGACGGGGAGCCCCTGGACCCGGAGTCGCTGCGTCCGCTGGAGGAGGGAGATTACCAAGAAATCCCCTTGGATGAGCGGCAAACCTGCGTGGTGGTGACACTTTCGGAAAAAGGACTGCTGGACAAAAAAGGGGCGTTAGAGGAATTGCGCCGCATCGCGATCGAGGATTGCTGCATTCCGGAACAAGCGCTGCATATTGGCGGGCCCCCGGCGGACAATGTCACCATTGACGAAGCGGGCAATAAAAGCCTGAACACGCTAGCGGGCCTGGCGGTGGGGATCGGCTTTATTGTGTCGTGGTTTAGCTTGCGCAGTTGGAAGCTGGTGCTGATTGTGATATCGGCGGGGATTTATAGTTCGATCCTGAGCCTCAGTCTGGTCTGGTGGACCGGCGCGCCGGTGGACGCGATTCTGTTTACCATGCCTTCCTTGGTCTATGTGGCCACGACCTCGGGCGCGATCCATCTGTCAAATTATTACCGCGATTTATTGCTGGAGGGGCATCCCCGCGCGGGGGCCGGGACCGCCGCGCTCAAACACGCGGCTCTGCCGCTGGCCCTGGCCACCGGGACCACCGCCGTCGGCCTGGCCACGCTTTGCCTGACGGAATTGGTGCCGATTTACTACTTTGGGCTTTATTCGGCCATCGGAGTGGTGGTAAGCGGCTTGCTGCTGGTGTTTTATATTCCCGCGCTACTGGAATTGTGGCAGCCCGATGTGGCCCGACCCACCCCGGCTCCCCTGCCCGTGACCGCCACGCACACCCACCTGCGCGAGGATGGCTTTTTCTGGCGCGCGGGACAGTGGATTCTGACTCATCACGGCATCGCCGCCGCGACGTGCCTGCTAGTCATGGGCGTGGTGGGTTATGGCATGGTGTACGCGCAGACGTCGGTCCAGTTGATGCGGTTGCTTTCCCCGCGAGAACGGCTGCTGGCCGATTACCGTTGGTTGGAAGAGCGCCTAGGTCCCCTAGTGCCGATGGAAGTGGTGTTACGCTTGCCCAAGCCGACCGACGAGGAGACCGCCGACCTGCGGTTTTATGATCGGCTGGAACTGGTTGATTGCATCCGCGCGAGTATCGAGGAAATTCCCGAAGTCGGCAGTACGATCACCACGCTGACTTTTATGCAAAATCTGGAGGACTTGCCGACGCCGCGCTTTGGCGGAACGGAGTTCAAAGAGTCGTTCCTAAACAAACTGCTGCTGAAACACCGCCCGGAACTTTTGACGGGGGATTTTTTGCGCGATGTGCCGGCCCCCGACAACCCCGGGGCACAAGAGGAAATCTGGCGAATCAGCGCCCGGGTGAGCGCGCTAAAAAACGTGGATTACGCCCGGTTTATCACGGACTTAAAGAGCCATGTCGAGCCGGTGGTCAGCGGGTATCTCATTGGCAAACAAGAGGACGAAGTTGCCAGCCTGATGGAAAAGCTAGAGCGGGCCGATAGCGGCGAAATCGCCGAACTGCAATCGCGCCTGGCCGCCGCCCAAGCCCGCCTGCGGACATCGGAGCTAAACGAGGCGCTGGCCACCACGCTGCCTGCCTGGGCAGACAACCGCAGCCTGCGCGCGGGGGTGTATGTGCAATACACGGGGGTGGTCCCGCTGGTATACAAGGCGCAACATTCCCTGGTGGGAGGGATGCTCTTTGGATTTGTCACCGATTTTGCGTTGATTGTCATCGTGATGATGTTAGTCTGCCGCGATTGGTCGGCGGGAATGGTGCTGCTGCTCCCCAGCGCTTTTCCCGCCGTCTTGGTGTTTGGCGGCATGGGCTGGATGCATGCCATTCTCTCGGGCAATGGCTGGGGAAATATGTTTATCGATATCGGTTTTGTGCTAGCGCCCGCGGTCGCGCTGGGGGTGACCGTGGACGATGTGGTTCACTTTATGTTGTGGTTTCGCAAGGGAACCCTGGAGGGAATGAACCGCAAGGAAGCGACGGAGCTGGCCTATCGCGGCTGTGCCCGCGCCATGTACCAAAGCTGGGGGGTGATCGGCATTGGCCTGGCGGCGTTTTCGCTCAGCCCGTTTATGCCCACGAGAAACTTTGGCCTGATGATGGTTTCGATGCTGACCGTGGCGCTCGTGGGAAATTTGGTATTGTTACCGGCGATCTTGGCCGGTCCGGGAGGGGCGATCTTTGCCTGGGGGATCCTGCGCAAGGCGAACCGGCGGCCAGCGCGCCATGCTGATGCCGAAATGACAAACAACCCGTCCGAGGAGACAATCTTTTTGCCCGTGGCCGAGGCCATTCCTGGACCAGGGATTAGCGATCCCGCTCCGGAAGTTGACCTGCCGCTGTTTTTTCCTTTGGGAACGGATTATCACGACCAGCATTCCTCGGCGGAGCCGCACATCACCGGGCCTTCGATCTCCGAGCCGCACATCATGCCCCTGCCGTTTTCCAGTAATCACAGCCGGGACGACGCCCAACCGACGATCCCGCTGCCGCATTTGCAGTCCGAGCGTCTGCGCCGCGCATTGGAAAAGAGATAA
- a CDS encoding response regulator, with product MRMHIPPHGRKLAEFTPGHKPSILVIDDEPDMVAALAKVLSLADYTCHCCHDVEGAIQCVTTNAPDLIISDINLGGDSGLRLCEQIKRDLGLSQIPVIFLSGAQIPDIIRRAHEAGGTYYLRKPFDPQVLLELVDKALWMPHLVSAVGRR from the coding sequence ATGCGGATGCACATTCCCCCCCATGGGCGGAAGCTGGCGGAATTTACCCCCGGGCACAAACCGTCCATCCTGGTTATTGACGATGAACCGGACATGGTCGCGGCCCTGGCCAAGGTTCTCTCCCTGGCCGATTACACGTGCCATTGTTGCCATGATGTGGAGGGCGCGATCCAGTGCGTCACCACCAATGCGCCCGATTTGATCATTAGCGATATCAATCTGGGGGGGGATAGCGGATTGCGCCTGTGCGAGCAAATCAAGCGCGATTTGGGCCTTAGTCAAATCCCGGTGATCTTTCTGTCCGGGGCGCAAATTCCCGATATTATCCGCCGCGCGCACGAGGCGGGGGGAACGTATTATCTGCGCAAACCCTTTGATCCGCAGGTGCTGCTAGAGTTAGTCGATAAGGCGCTCTGGATGCCGCATCTGGTCAGCGCGGTGGGTCGGCGGTAG